The genomic DNA CTAACTTTGTACAAATGCTGGCGATTTTCCTGATCCCCGCCGCGCTGTGCTTCGCCTTTGGCGATGCTGTCGGCGATCGGGGTCAGGGGCGCACCCTGCTGTGGGCGATGTCGATCATTTTCGTCGTTGCCGTGGCAGTGGTGATGTGGGCGGAAACACAGGGCAACCCGCACCTGATGGCGCTGGGCGCGGACAGCAATATCAATATGGAAGGCAAAGAGAGTCGCTTTGGCATCCTCGCCAGCAGCCTGTTTGCGGTAATAACCACTGCGGCCTCTTGTGGAGCGGTGAACGCGATGCACGACTCCTTTACCGCATTGGGCGGCATGGTGCCGATGTGGCTGATGCAGATTGGTGAAGTGGTGTTCGGCGGTGTCGGCTCCGGGCTGTACGGCATGCTGCTGTTTGTGCTGCTGGCGGTGTTTATCGCCGGGCTGATGATCGGCCGCACGCCGGAATACCTCGGTAAAAAAATCGACGTGCGCGAAATGAAAATGACCGCGCTGGCGATTCTGGTCACGCCGACGCTGGTCCTGCTCGGTACGGCGCTGGCGATGATGACCGACGCCGGACGCAGCGGCATGCTCAACCCTGGCACGCACGGTTTCAGCGAAGTGTTGTACGCCGTCTCCTCTGCGGCCAACAACAATGGCAGCGCCTTTGCCGGTCTGAGCGCCAACACACCATTCTGGAACTGCCTGCTGGCCTTCTGCATGTTCTTCGGACGTTTTGCCATCATCGTGCCGGTCATGGCGATTGCCGGTTCGCTGGTGACGAAAAAAATACAACCTGCCAGCACCGGGACGCTGCCGACGCACGGCGCACTTTTCGTGGGGTTGCTGATCGGCACCGTTTTATTAGTCGGCGCGCTGACCTTCATTCCCGCGCTGGCGCTGGGGCCGGTCGCTGAACATCTCTCGTTATTTTAAGTCGTACGGAGCCTTATTTTATGAGTCGCAAACCCATGGCCCTGTTTGAACCCTCGCTGGTCCGCCAGGCGCTGATCGATTCTGTTAAAAAACTAAGTCCTGACATTCAGTGGCGCAATCCTGTGATGTTTATCGTCTGGATCGGCAGCGTACTGACGACCGTGCTGGCGATCGCCATGGCCACCGGTCACCTCACCGGCGATGCCTTCTTTACCGGCGCTGTCAGCCTGTGGTTGTGGTTTACCGTGCTGTTCGCCAACTTTGCGGAAGCGATGGCGGAAGGCCGCAGCAAGGCGCAGGCCAACAGCCTGCGTGGCGTGAAGAAAACGGCGTTCGCCCGTAAGCTGCGCGCGCCGCACCATGGCGCTCAGGTTGATCACGTTCCGGCGGACGAGTTACGTAAAGGCGACGTGGTACTGGTCGAGGCCGGGGATATTATCCCCTGCGATGGCGAAGTGATCGAAGGCGGCGCGTCCGTTGACGAGAGCGCCATCACCGGGGAATCGGCGCCAGTGATCCGCGAATCCGGCGGCGACTTCGCCTCGGTGACCGGCGGCACGCGCATTCTTTCCGACTGGCTGGTGGTGCAGTGCAGCGTTAACCCGGGCGAAACCTTCCTCGACAGAATGATCGCCATGGTTGAAGGCGCCCAGCGTCGCAAAACGCCGAACGAGATCGCGCTGACCATTTTGCTGGTGGCGCTGACCATCGTCTTCCTGCTGGCGACCGCCACTATCTGGCCCTTCTCCACCTGGGGCGGCGCGGCGGTCAGCGTGACCGTGCTGGTGGCGCTGCTGGTGTGTCTGATCCCGACCACCATCGGCGGTCTGCTGTCGGCGATTGGCGTCGCCGGGATGAGCCGGATGCTCGGTGCGAATGTGATAGCTACCAGCGGTCGCGCCGTGGAAGCCGCCGGTGACGTCGACGTTCTGTTGCTGGATAAAACCGGCACCATTACCCTCGGCAACCGTCAGGCTTCTGATTTTCTGCCCACCAGAGGCACCGATGAACGCACGCTGGCCGATGCCGCGCAACTGGCGTCGCTGGCGGATGAGACACCAGAAGGCCGCAGCATTGTGGTGCTCGCCAAACAGCGCTTTAACCTGCGCGAGCGCGACGTGCAACAACTGCATGCCACGTTCGTGCCCTTCACCGCCCAGACGCGGATGAGCGGCATTAACATCGACAACCGGATGATCCGCAAAGGCTCTGTTGATGCGATTCGCCGCCACGTTGAAGCCAACAACGGCCACTTCCCGGCGGACGTTGACCAACTGGTGGAAAGTGTCGCACGCCAGGGCGCCACACCGCTGGTGGTGGTGGAAGGCGCGAATGTCCTCGGCGTTATCGCCCTGAAAGACATCGTAAAAGGCGGCATTAAAGAGCGTTTTGCCCAGTTGCGCAAAATGGGTATTAAAACGGTGATGATCACCGGCGACAACCGGCTGACGGCTGCCGCTATCGCTGCCGAAGCCGGGGTGGATGATTTCCTCGCCGAAGCCACGCCGGAGGCCAAGCTGGCGCTGATTCGCCAGTATCAGGCGGAAGGACGACTGGTAGCGATGACCGGTGACGGCACCAACGATGCGCCAGCGCTGGCACAGGCCGATGTGGCGGTGGCGATGAACTCCGGGACTCAGGCGGCGAAAGAAGCGGGCAACATGGTGGATCTCGACTCCAACCCCACCAAGCTGATTGAAGTCGTACACATCGGGAAACAGATGCTGATGACCCGCGGTTCGTTAACCACATTCAGTATTGCCAACGACGTGGCGAAATACTTCGCCATTATTCCGGCAGCATTCGCGGTAACGTATCCGCAACTGGGCGTGCTGAACGTGATGCATCTGCACTCTCCGGCGTCGGCGATTTTAAGCGCGGTGATCTTTAACGCGCTGATCATCGTGTTCCTGATCCCGCTGGCGCTGAAAGGGGTGAGTTACAAGCCGCTGACCGCCTCAGCGATGCTGCGCCGTAACCTGTGGATTTACGGCCTCGGCGGCCTGCTGGTGCCGTTTGTTGGCATCAAAATTATCGATCTTCTGTTAACCCTGCTGGGTCTGGTGTGAGGAAATAACCATGTCATTAATACGACCGGCTTTTGTTTTACTGATTTTTCTGACGCTGGTCACTGGCGGACTCTACCCGCTGCTGACCACCGCCCTGGGTCAGTGGTGGTTTCAGGATCAGGCCACCGGTTCATTGATCCGTCAGGGTGATGCTCTGCGCGGCTCGCGTCTGATTGGTCAGAATTTCACCTCGCCGGGCTATTTCCACGGGCGTCCGTCCGCCACGGCAGAGACACCTGATAACCCGATGGCCTCTGGCGGCAGCAATCTGGCGGTCAGCAACCCGGCACAGGATAGCGCCATCGCCGACCGCGTTAAGGCACTGCGTCTCGCCAACCCGAACGCCGCAGCTCAGGTACCGGTAGAACTGGTCACCGCCTCCGCCAGCGGGCTGGACAGCCAGCTCACCCCTGAAGCGGTACTGTGGCAGGTACCGCGTGTCGCTCACGCGCGTCACCTTTCCGCAGAGCAAATCACGAAACTGGTGAGGAGCATGACCGAAGAACCGCCGGTCGGCGTTCTGGGGCAATCTGTGGTAAATATTAATGAGCTGAATATGGCACTGGATGCCCTGAAGGAAGAGTGAAATGACCGAAGAGCCGCTGCGCCCGGATCCCGACCGGTTACTGGAACAGACCGCCTCCCCCCATCGCGGTAAGCTGAAGATCTTCTTTGGCGCCTGCGCCGGGGTGGGGAAAACCTATGCCATGCTGGCAGAGGCGCAACGACTGCGGGCGCAGGGGCTGGACATTTTAACTGGCGTCGTGGAAACCCACGGCCGCAAAGAAACCGCGGCTATGCTGACAGGACTGGCGACGCAACCGTTAAAGCGCATCGCTTACCGCGGGCGCTATGTCCTTGAATTCGATCTTGACGCCGCCCTTGCGCGGCGTCCGGCGTTAATTCTGATGGATGAACTGGCTCACAGTAACGCGCCGGGCTCCCGTCATCCGAAACGCTGGCAGGATGTAGAAGAGCTGCTGGAAGCCGGTATCGACGTCTTTACCACTGTTAATGTTCAGCATCTGGAAAGCCTCAACGATGTGGTCAGCGGCGTGACCGGCATTCAGGTGCGCGAAACGGTGCCTGACCCGTTCTTTGATGCCGCCGATGAAGTGGTGCTGGTCGACTTACCGCCGGACGATCTGCGTCAGCGCCTGAATGAAGGCAAAGTGTATATCGGTGGTCAGGCGGAACGGGCGATTGAAAATTTCTTTCGCAAAGGCAACCTGATTGCCCTGCGCGAGCTGGCGCTGCGCCGTACCGCCGATCGCGTCGACGATCAAATGCGTGCCTGGCGCGACAGACAAGGGCAGGAAAAAGTCTGGCACACCCGCGACGCCATCCTGCTGTGCATCGGCCATAACACCGGCAGCGAAAAACTGGTGCGCACCGCGGCGCGGCTGGCGGCGAAACTTGGCAGCGTCTGGCATGCAGTGTATGTCGAAACCCCTGCCCTGCACCGTCTGCCGGAAGAGCAGCGGCGGGCGATCCTCAGCGCGCTAACGCTGGCGCAAGAGCTGGGAGCGGAAACCGCTACACTTTCTGATCCTTCTGAAGACCGCGCCGTACTGCGCTACGCCCGCGAGCATAATCTTGGCAAAATCGTTATTGGCCGCTACAGCAAACGCCGCTGGTTTAACCGTAGCGGTTTTGCCGACCGGCTCGCCGCCCATGCGCCGGATCTGGATCTGATGGTCGTGGCGCTGGACGAAAAGCCCGCGAATCTGCCGTCTCGCGCCAGCGATACCCGCCCCTGGCGGGAGAAATGGCGGGTACAGCTGCGCGGTTGCGCGGTGGCGGTGGCCCTCTGCGCCATTATCACGCTGGTGGCGTCGCAGTGGCTGACAGCGTTTGATGCCACGAACCTGGTGATGATTTACCTGCTGGGCGTGGTGCTCGTCGCCCTGTTTTTCGGTCGCTGGCCCTCGGTGCTGGCGACTGTCATCAACGTCATGAGCTTTGACATCTTCTTTGTAGCGCCCAGGGGCACGCTGGCAGTCTCGGATGTGCAGTACCTGCTGACCTTCGGCGTGATGCTGACCGTCGGGCTGGTGATCGGTAACCTGACGGCGGGCGTTCGCTATCAGGCACGCATCGCCCGTTATCGCGAACAGCGCACCCGTCATTTGTATGAGATGTCGAAAGCGCTCGCCGTTGGTCGTAGCGTGACGGACATCGCCGTCACCAGCGAGCAATTTATTCAGTCCACTTTTGATGCCCGCAGCCAGGTGCTGCTGCCGGATGCGAACGGAAAAATCGTCCCACTGACGCAGCAACAGGGCATGACGCCATGGGACAGCGCCATCGCACGCTGGAGCTTTGACAAAGGGCAGCCTGCCGGGGCCGGTACCGATACCCTGCCCGGCGTGCCGTATCAGATTTTACCGCTCATCAGCGCCGACAAAACTCACGGGCTGGTCGTGGTCGAGCCGAGCAATCTGCGCCAATTGATGATCCCGGAACAGCAACGTCTGCTGGAGACCTTTACCCTGCTGGTGGCAAACGCGCTGGAGCGGCTGGCGCTGACCGCCAGCGAAGAGCAGGCCCGCCTCGCCAGCGAGCGCGAAAGTATTCGCAACTCGCTGCTGGCGGCGTTGTCGCACGATTTACGCACCCCGCTGACGGTGCTGTTTGGTCAGGCGGAGATCCTGACGCTGGATCTCGCCAGTGAAGGTTCAAAACATGCGCCGCAGGCTAATGAAATCCGCCAGCATGTGCTGAACACCACCCGGCTGGTAAACAACCTGCTCGACATGGCGCGCATCCAGTCCGGCGGCTTTAACCTGCGCAAAGAGTGGCTGACGCTGGAAGAAGTGGTCGGCAGTGCGCTAAAAACGCTGGAACCGGGTCTCGGCGGGCGTCATATCAACCTTTCCCTACCCGATCCGCTGATGCTGGTTCACGTCGACGGGTCGCTGTTTGAGCGCGTACTGATTAACCTGCTGGAAAACGCAGTCAAATATGCCGGGCATCATGCACACATCGGTATTACGGCAAAAACCGACAATGACAAGTTGCTGTTGGACGTTTGGGACGATGGCCCTGGTATTCCCGAGGGTCAGGAGAAGGCCATTTTTGGCAAGTTTGCCCGCGGCACGAAAGAGTCTGCGATCCCCGGCGTCGGGCTCGGACTGGCTATCTGCCAGGCGATTGTCGAGGTGCATGGTGGCACCATTTCAGCGTGGAACCGCCCTGAAGGTGGTGCCTGTTTCCGTGTTACACTTCCACTGGAGTCCCCTCCCGAACTGGACGATTTTCAGGAAGAACTGTGATTAACGTACTCATTGTTGAAGATGAACAGGCTATCCGTCGCTTTCTGCGCACCGCGCTGGAAGCCGAGAACATGCGCGTATTTGAGGCTGACACTTTACAGCGTGGTCTGATTGAAGCAGCAACCCGCAAGCCGGATCTGGTGATCCTCGATCTCGGCCTGCCGGATGGTGACGGTATCGACTTTATCCGTGACCTGCGCCAGTGGAGTCAGATCCCGGTGATTGTCTTGTCAGCCAGGGTGGAAGAGACGGACAAAATCGCTGCGCTGGATGCCGGAGCCGATGATTATCTCAGTAAGCCGTTTGGCGTCGGGGAATTGCAGGCGCGTCTGCGCGTGGCGCTGCGTCGTCATGCCGGGGGGCAACAGAGCGAGCCGTTGATTCACTTTGCCGATGTCGAGGTTGATCTGGTCTCACGGCATATTGTTCGGGGCAGCGAAGAAATTCATCTCACCCCGATTGAGTTTCGTTTGCTTGCGGTTTTACTCAATAACCCGGGAAAAGTACTGACCCAGCGCCAGCTGTTAAATCAGGTCTGGGGACCAAATGCGATTGAACATAGCCATTATTTGCGTATTTATATGGGTCACCTGAGACAGAAACTGGAAGCCGATCCCGCGCGGCCACAGCATTTATTGACAGAAACCGGGATTGGCTACCGCTTTATATTTTGAATAACTATTCATTTTAATCAGCACCTGTCTTAGTTTTTATTTATTTCTAAATTAACACACCGCTCAAATTAAATTTTGTCGCGGTGAGTTACTATATTAAATAGATAAAAGAACAATCCATTTACAAAAAAGTCACAATACAGCAGATTGACCTGCGATATGCATAAGTAGTGACTAATTATTTCTGCAATGATCGATATTTATTGATCTTGTTCACAGAATAAGCCGCATTCCTGGATAAAATGGCTGTACCTTCAGTTAATCAGTGAAAGGTACATATCATGGAAAACAATAACCGAATGATGCCACACATAAGGCGGACAACACATATTATGATGTTTGCCCACCGCAACAGCTTTGATTTTCACTTCTTTAATGCCCGGTAGTCATCCGACTACGACGGGCGCTTCAGCATACAGGTCATCCTGAATCCTCGTTAATGCAGGCACACGCCTGTAGCTCATTGCGCTCATCTGAATAGATCCTTTATTTCCAGCAACCGGGCTGGCGGGATTTATTACATCTAAAAAAAAGCAACCTACTGATTTATTCATCAGCGGAGTGGTATTGCTTTTTTTCCGGAATAATCAGTTTCTCATTAGGGAAATTGAGGACCTGTTATTACCTGAAATTAAAGAGATTAAAAATGACTGAATTAAAAATCGCGGTTAGCCGTACTTGCCCTGACTGTTTTTCAACTCAGCGCAGCATTGTAAATACTTCTGAAACCGATTTTATTGACGTTGCCGCCGTTGTCCTCACTATCGAAGATGTTGAATGCGGGATGCTCGATAAATTAAATTCCACCGGCTATAACATTCCGGTATTTATTTCTATTAATAGAGACGAAGTAGTCCCGTCAGAATACCTGGCGCGCGTCCAGGGCGTATTCGAACACGACGAAACCCGCAATGAGTTCTATGGTCGTCAACTGGAAGCCGCGGCACTGAAATATGAAACTCAGTTGCGCCCGCCGTTCTTCCGTGCGCTGGTCGATTACGTGAAGCAAGGCAACAGCGCCTTTGATTGCCCTGGGCACCAGGGCGGTGAATTCTTCCGTCGTCACCCGGCCGGTAACCAGTTCGTGGAATTCTTCGGCGAAACCCTGTTCCGCTCTGACCTGTGCAACGCCGATGTCGCCATGGGCGACCTGCTGATTCACGAAGGCGCGCCGTGCACCGCACAGCAGCACGCGGCAAAAGTATTTAACGCCGATAAAACCTACTTCGTCCTGAACGGTACCTCCTCCTCAAACAAAGTGGTGCTGAATGCGCTGCTGACCCCAGGGGATCTGGTGTTGTTTGACCGTAACAACCACAAATCTAACCACCACGGCGCGCTGTTGCAGGCTGGTGCGACGCCGGTTTACCTGGAAACCGCACGTAACCCGTACGGCTTCATCGGCGGTATTGATGCGCACTGCTTCGAAGAAGAGTATCTGCGTAATCTGATAGGCGAAGTGGCGCCGAAACGTGCGCACGATGCCCGTCCGTTCCGCCTCGCCGTGATCCAGTTAGGCACCTACGACGGTACCATTTATAACGCCCGTCAGGTGGTGGATAAGATTGGTCACCTTTGCGACTACATCCTGTTTGACTCCGCGTGGGTTGGCTACGAGCAGTTCATTCCGATGATGGCGGATTGCTCCCCGCTGCTGCTGGATCTGAACGAAAACGATCCGGGTATCCTGGTGACGCAGTCCGTTCACAAGCAACAAGCCGGTTTCTCGCAGACGTCGCAAATCCATAAAAAAGACAGCCATATCAAAGGCCAGTCCCGCTACGTTCCGCATAAGCGTCTTAACAACGCCTTTATGATGCATGCCTCCACCAGCCCGTTCTACCCGCTGTTTGCGGCCCTGGATATCAACGCCAAAATGCACGAAGGCGAAAGCGGCCGTAACATGTGGATGGACTGCGTGGTCAATGGCGTCAATGCCCGTAAGATGATCCTCGACAGCTGCAAACATATTCGCCCGTTTGTGCCGACGATGGTCGACGGTAAACCGTGGCAGTCTTACGATGCCGCTACCATTTCCAGCGATCTGCGTTTCTTCCAGTTTGGTCCTGGCGAACGCTGGCATGCCTTTGAGGGTTATGCCGCAAATCAGTACTTCGTTGATCCATGTAAACTGCTGCTCACTACCCCTGGCATCAATACCGCCAGCGGCGAATATGAGTCGTTTGGCGTTCCGGCGACCATTCTTGCCAACTTCCTGCGTGAAAATGGCGTGATCCCGGAAAAATGCGACCTCAACTCCATCCTGTTCCTGCTGACTCCGGCTGAAGATATGGCCAAGTTGCAGCAACTGGTTGCGCATCTGGTGCGTTTCGAACAACTGCTCGAATCCGATGCGCCGCTGAAGGATGTTCTGCCGTCCATCTACAATCAACATAAAGAGCGTTATGCCGGGTATACCCTACGCCAGCTGTGTCAGGAGATGCACAACCTGTACGCTCGTCACAACGTTAAGCAGCTACAAAAAGAGATGTTCCGTAAATCACACTTCCCGCGCGTCAGCATGAATCCGCAGGATGCCAACTACGCCTATCTTCGTGGCGAAGTTGACCTCGTGCCGCTGCCGCAAGCCGAAGGACGCATTGCCGCTGAAGGCGCACTTCCTTACCCGCCAGGCGTGCTGTGTGTAGTCCCGGGCGAAATCTGGGGTGGTGCCGTTCTGCAGTATTTCACAGCACTGGAAGAAGGTATCAACCTGCTGCCTGGTTTCGCGCCAGAGCTGCAAGGGGTCTATATCCAGGAACATGAAGGTCGCAAAGAAGTGTGGTGCTACGTCATCACGCCTCGCGACACCAAAGGGGAAAAATTATGAGTGGTAAATCCAATAAGATGGGCGTTGTACAGCTCACCATCCTGACGATAGTGAACATGATGGGCTCCGGCATCATCATGTTGCCCACCAAACTGGCGGAAGTGGGGACTATCTCCATTATCTCCTGGCTGGTCACTGCGGTAGGATCGACGGCGCTGGCGTACGCTTTCGCCAAATGCGGGATGTTCAGCCGCAAATCAGGCGGGATGGGCGGTTATGCCGAATATGCTTTCGGTAAATCCGGTAACTTCATGGCGAACTACACCTACGGCGTATCACTGCTGATCGCCAACGTGGCTATCGCCATCTCCGCAGTCGGCTACGGCACCGAGTTGATCGGTGCCACCCTGTCGCCGGTACAGATTGCACTGGCTACCATCGGGGTGCTGTGGCTGTGCACTGTCGCTAACTTCGGCGGCGCACGTATCACCGGTCAGATCAGTAGCGTGACCGTGTGGGGGGTTATCATCCCGGTGGTGGGTCTGTGCGTTATCGGCTGGTTCTGGTTCAGCCCGACCCTGTACGCCAACTCCTGGAACCCGCATAACGTGCCGTTCTTCAGCGCAGTAGGCTCATCCATCGCCATGACGCTGTGGGCCTTCCTCGGTCTGGAATCTGCCTGCGCCAACATGGATGTGGTGGAAAACCCGGAACGTAACGTGCCGATCGCCGTACTGGGCGGTACGCTGGGTGCGGCGGTGATTTACATCGTCTCCACCAACGTGATTGCCGGTATCGTGCCGAACATGGATCTGGCGAACTCTACCGCGCCGTTCGGTCTGGCGTTTGCGCAGATGTTCACTCCGGAAGTCGGTAAAGTGATCATGGCGCTGATGGTGATGTCCTGCTGCGGCTCGCTGCTCGGCTGGCAGTTCACTATCGCACAGGTCTTTAAATCTTCTGCAGATGAAGGTTATTTCCCGAAAGTCTTCTCCCATGTCTCTAAAGCGAATGCACCGCTGAAGGGGATGCTAACCATCGTGATCCTGCAGTCGGTTCTGTCACTGATGACCATTAGTCCGTCGCTGAACAGCCAGTTCAACGTACTGGTTAACCTGGCGGTGGTGACCAACATCATTCCTTACATTCTGTCGATGGCCGCGCTGGTCATTATTCAGAAAGTGGCGAATGTGGATGCAGGCAAAGCCCGTGTCGCGAACGTGGTGGCGTTCGTCGGTGCCCTGTACAGCTTCTACGCGCTCTACTCCTCAGGGGAAGAAGCGATGCTGTGGGGCGCGCTGGCGACCTTCCTCGGCTGGACGCTGTACGGTCTGGTATCACCGCGCTTCGAACTTAAAAACAAACACAGTTAATCTGTTCTCCCGGCAGCGGCTATGCCCGCTGCCGCCATCACGTAATGTAAAACAGGCTCCTTGCGGAGCCTGTTCTTTTTTACGCGTTTTTCAGCACTTCGCTGACAATTTCTACCGCTTCTTTCTCAATTTTGCGGCGATGTTCTTCGCCAAGGAAACTTTCGCAATAGATTTTGTAGGCATCTTCCGTGCCAGACGGACGCGCAGCAAACCAGCCGTTGTCAGTCATCACTTTCAGACCGCCGATGGACGCCCCGTTGCCCGGAGCTGCCGTCAGGCGGGCGGTGATCGGGTCACCGGCCAGCGTGCTGGCGCTCACCATTTCCGGCGACAGCTTAGACAGGGCCGCTTTCTGCGCGGATGTCGCCGCCGCCTGCAGACGGTTGTAGCTCGGCGCGCCAAAGCGCTGGGCCAGCTCATCATAATGCTGCTGCGGGTTCTTACCGGTGACCGCGGTAATTTCAGCCGCCAGCAGGCACATGATGATGCCGTCTTTATCCGTCGACCATGGCGTACCGTCGAAACGCAGGAAAGAAGCCCCTGCGCTCTCTTCGCCACCGAAGCCGAAGCTGCCGTCGAACAGACCATCAACGAACCATTTGAAGCCTACCGGCACTTCCACCAGCTTGCGGCCCAGGTCGTTAACCACACGGTCAATCATTGCGGAAGAGACCAGCGTCTTACCGACCGCCACGTCTTTGCCCCACTGCGGACGATTCCGGAACAGGTAATTGATTGCTACCGCCAGGTAATGGTTCGGGTTCATCAGCCCTGCCGGGGTGACGATGCCGTGACGGTCGTAATCCGGATCATTGGCAAACGCCAGGTCAAACTTGTCGCGCAGCGCCAACAGGCCCGCCATCGCGCACTCGGAAGAGCAGTCCATACGGATAGCGCCGTCTTTGTCGAGATGCATAAAGCGGAAGGTCTGATCGACCTGATCGTTCACGATGGTGAGATCAAGTTTGTAGAATTCAGCAATGCGTTTCCAGTATTCGATCCCGGAGCCGCCGAGCGGATCAACGCCCAGTTTCAGGCCCGCTTTCTGGATAGCCGCCATATCGACGATATCCGCGAGGCCCTCAACAAACGGCTGCACCAGATCCAGCGCCTTCACGCGGCCGCTTTTCCAGGCGTCATCCAGCGTGATGCGTTTAACGTCTTTCAGACCGTTCGCCAGCAACTGGTTCGCGCGGTCTTCAACCACTTTGGTGACGTTAGTGTCCGCTGGGCCGCCATTGGGCGGGTTGTACTTGATGCCGCCGTCTTCCGGCGGGTTATGCGATGGCGTAATCACAATACCATCCGCCAGCGCGCCGCCTTTTTTGTTGTGAACCAGAATGGCGTTTGAAACGGCAGGCGTCGGCGTAAAGCCGTTCTCTTCCTGCACGATGATATCAACGCCGTTGGCGGCCAGTACTTCAAGCACAGAAATGAACGCCGGTTCCGACAGCGCGTGAGTATCCTTGCCCACGAAGCACGGTCCGGTGATGCCGTTTTTGGCGCGGTCTTCAGCGATAGCCTGGGCAATCGCCAGAATATGCTGTTCGTTAAAGCTGTGACGTTCGGCGCTGCCACGGTGACCGGACGTACCGAATTTCACCGCATGTTCAACATTATTGACATCCGGTTTCAGCACATAGTACTGAGACGTCAGCTGAGCGACGTTAATCAAATCACTTTGTTGTGCAGGCTGACCTGCACGCGGATGGTTTGCCATTGCCTGGTCCTTCTTATGCAAGGGTTAAATTGTGCCGCAAACCTTTTCAATCAATTCCGCGGGGAACTGCATTGACTGCATGATGTGCTCGATCATGCTGCATTTACGGCCCGTATTCGTGTTGGTTATCACCCAGTATGGCGTATCAGGCACCTGTTTGGGCTTTGTTTGATTGCCATTTTTCAGCAGCGTTTGCTCGTCCGCCGCGAAATAAACCCGGGTACGACCGTGGAGCGATTCCGTCGCATCGGCAAACGCGCTGTTGTCCAGTTTCCAGAGCGTGGAGAGCACCAGCATAAAGCGGTTTACCGCTTTCTTTTGTTCTGCGTATTCATCAGAAAGCAGCAGTTCACGCATAGCGCGAACGTTGTCTTTCTTCGGGTTGGCAGATTTAGCGTCGGTGACCGGCGCCTGAGCGATTGCGGGTGCTGAAACCGTGCGGGTGGCCGGAGCAGCGGTTTGCGTTACGGCGGAAAACTTGAGCATACGCCGTAAAATGTCGGATGCGGTCTCGCCAATGTGCTGCGTGTGGCTGG from Trabulsiella odontotermitis includes the following:
- the speFL gene encoding leader peptide SpeFL — translated: MENNNRMMPHIRRTTHIMMFAHRNSFDFHFFNAR
- the seqA gene encoding replication initiation negative regulator SeqA gives rise to the protein MKTIEVDDELYRYIASHTQHIGETASDILRRMLKFSAVTQTAAPATRTVSAPAIAQAPVTDAKSANPKKDNVRAMRELLLSDEYAEQKKAVNRFMLVLSTLWKLDNSAFADATESLHGRTRVYFAADEQTLLKNGNQTKPKQVPDTPYWVITNTNTGRKCSMIEHIMQSMQFPAELIEKVCGTI
- the speF gene encoding ornithine decarboxylase SpeF, with amino-acid sequence MTELKIAVSRTCPDCFSTQRSIVNTSETDFIDVAAVVLTIEDVECGMLDKLNSTGYNIPVFISINRDEVVPSEYLARVQGVFEHDETRNEFYGRQLEAAALKYETQLRPPFFRALVDYVKQGNSAFDCPGHQGGEFFRRHPAGNQFVEFFGETLFRSDLCNADVAMGDLLIHEGAPCTAQQHAAKVFNADKTYFVLNGTSSSNKVVLNALLTPGDLVLFDRNNHKSNHHGALLQAGATPVYLETARNPYGFIGGIDAHCFEEEYLRNLIGEVAPKRAHDARPFRLAVIQLGTYDGTIYNARQVVDKIGHLCDYILFDSAWVGYEQFIPMMADCSPLLLDLNENDPGILVTQSVHKQQAGFSQTSQIHKKDSHIKGQSRYVPHKRLNNAFMMHASTSPFYPLFAALDINAKMHEGESGRNMWMDCVVNGVNARKMILDSCKHIRPFVPTMVDGKPWQSYDAATISSDLRFFQFGPGERWHAFEGYAANQYFVDPCKLLLTTPGINTASGEYESFGVPATILANFLRENGVIPEKCDLNSILFLLTPAEDMAKLQQLVAHLVRFEQLLESDAPLKDVLPSIYNQHKERYAGYTLRQLCQEMHNLYARHNVKQLQKEMFRKSHFPRVSMNPQDANYAYLRGEVDLVPLPQAEGRIAAEGALPYPPGVLCVVPGEIWGGAVLQYFTALEEGINLLPGFAPELQGVYIQEHEGRKEVWCYVITPRDTKGEKL
- the pgm gene encoding phosphoglucomutase (alpha-D-glucose-1,6-bisphosphate-dependent) — encoded protein: MANHPRAGQPAQQSDLINVAQLTSQYYVLKPDVNNVEHAVKFGTSGHRGSAERHSFNEQHILAIAQAIAEDRAKNGITGPCFVGKDTHALSEPAFISVLEVLAANGVDIIVQEENGFTPTPAVSNAILVHNKKGGALADGIVITPSHNPPEDGGIKYNPPNGGPADTNVTKVVEDRANQLLANGLKDVKRITLDDAWKSGRVKALDLVQPFVEGLADIVDMAAIQKAGLKLGVDPLGGSGIEYWKRIAEFYKLDLTIVNDQVDQTFRFMHLDKDGAIRMDCSSECAMAGLLALRDKFDLAFANDPDYDRHGIVTPAGLMNPNHYLAVAINYLFRNRPQWGKDVAVGKTLVSSAMIDRVVNDLGRKLVEVPVGFKWFVDGLFDGSFGFGGEESAGASFLRFDGTPWSTDKDGIIMCLLAAEITAVTGKNPQQHYDELAQRFGAPSYNRLQAAATSAQKAALSKLSPEMVSASTLAGDPITARLTAAPGNGASIGGLKVMTDNGWFAARPSGTEDAYKIYCESFLGEEHRRKIEKEAVEIVSEVLKNA
- the kdpE gene encoding two-component system response regulator KdpE — its product is MINVLIVEDEQAIRRFLRTALEAENMRVFEADTLQRGLIEAATRKPDLVILDLGLPDGDGIDFIRDLRQWSQIPVIVLSARVEETDKIAALDAGADDYLSKPFGVGELQARLRVALRRHAGGQQSEPLIHFADVEVDLVSRHIVRGSEEIHLTPIEFRLLAVLLNNPGKVLTQRQLLNQVWGPNAIEHSHYLRIYMGHLRQKLEADPARPQHLLTETGIGYRFIF
- the potE gene encoding putrescine-ornithine antiporter, coding for MMSGKSNKMGVVQLTILTIVNMMGSGIIMLPTKLAEVGTISIISWLVTAVGSTALAYAFAKCGMFSRKSGGMGGYAEYAFGKSGNFMANYTYGVSLLIANVAIAISAVGYGTELIGATLSPVQIALATIGVLWLCTVANFGGARITGQISSVTVWGVIIPVVGLCVIGWFWFSPTLYANSWNPHNVPFFSAVGSSIAMTLWAFLGLESACANMDVVENPERNVPIAVLGGTLGAAVIYIVSTNVIAGIVPNMDLANSTAPFGLAFAQMFTPEVGKVIMALMVMSCCGSLLGWQFTIAQVFKSSADEGYFPKVFSHVSKANAPLKGMLTIVILQSVLSLMTISPSLNSQFNVLVNLAVVTNIIPYILSMAALVIIQKVANVDAGKARVANVVAFVGALYSFYALYSSGEEAMLWGALATFLGWTLYGLVSPRFELKNKHS